The DNA window AAGGTCTCCTCTTGGGATCGCATCTAACTTCGTAATTCCCTAGTAGCATTCCGCAGCTAATTACCGAGTGCTATTATCGGCATTACTGGGCGGGAATCACCCCTTGACACCTGTAAGGCCAACCAATCTCGTCCAGCTTCGATCGATCGATAGGATCCCAAGAGAACCCAATACCAACTTCCGATGTCCCATGAAACGCGACTTGGCCGTCGCGGGCTCAAGGCCTCCTCTTGGGCACATTTCCCAGCTCGTCCAGCCCAAGGTAACTCTGCTAATAGCCACTAATCTCTGTTCAAACTCACACTAGTTTCGGCCCATGTAGCCACTTCCACGCTTCCACATGTGCGTGTGCTCATCTCGCGGCGCATAAACCGCAAATGAGCGATTACAGGCTCTCGAGATTGGCCGGAATGGAGCAGGCCCTCGGCCAAGACAATGGTCCGAACTGGGAGTGGCGGGATGGGGTGGAGTCTCACCATTTCGGAACTGCTCAAGCTCGACAGCTCAATCAGCGCCGCTTGGCGGGGTCTTCaacgccatcgccatcgccatcggcGTCGGCGTCTTCATCTTCAATGCCAAAATCCTCAAGTGAAAAGTCAGTGCTTTGTTGACAGATTTATTGCGAGTAAAGTCACCGCGCCAGTGCGCAAAATGTTCATTAAAACGTCGTATCCGAGTAcaattgccttttgttttgGACATATTAGTCAGTAATTTGGGTAGGTCTGATCACTCATATTTTCGCCATGTCAAGGCAAAGCCCGATCTCAATGCTAACCGCTGGCTGGATCGGCCTTTTCCGCCGTATTGGCTGTTTGCTTCCGGGACAACTTGAATTTCGCCTAATTAATGCATTCCGAATTATTTGCATGCAACGCGACTGCAATTCCACGCGGAAATAATTACCATGTGAAAAGCTGTCGACTCTACTAAGGTAGCCACGGAAAGCCTGAAATCAATCGAACAATTCTAGCATTAAGTGCCCAACCTGTTTGCTGAGTGTAACGAGGTGTTAGCATATTCTAAACATTTTCTATTGATCTGGCTTGAATTGCATTTACACGAAGTGTATTAACTTAGCTTGATTCTATTAAACCATATTGACTGATATTCATTTCCCTCAATTCGGCTAAACAAACGATTCATTCAGCATTTTATATACACATCGAGTTcctgactatcagatacctatTACCCAGCTAAAGGAAGTGCAGATGGTTAgaatatatgtacacacatgTATGTATACTTCATAGGATTACGAAAGAAAACGTTTGCAAAAAAGCtacacattttttaaaagttgtTGGACGTTTTATAGTTTCTGAAATCTGATACAAGAACAGATTATATGTAGGGTCGAGGAGTCTTCCTGCTTTCTGTTACATACATTTCAAAATGACGTATACCAATCTACTCTAGAAGCATCgtgtataataaataatataaaggTTATATTCGGATTATACTCTAGTCTTGCAAACTATGGGAATACTGTACGTGGTTTATATTTCCGAAACGAAAGTTTTTTGTAACGATCTTATTATTCTTTTCGTTATTTTCCCGGGGATTCAAAGACTGCTACTGTTTCTAGACCGTGGTAAACTGACTGTGCAGTAAGTACTCTAGTTACTCCAGTTACTCCAGTTGGTCGCATCGAATCGGGGAAGTTGGAGCTCGAAGCAGAACTAAGGTAATGCAAAACGAAGTGCAAGCTAGCTGATTTCTCAACCCGTTTTAGTGTCATGAACAAGTTGTCAGTATCTTCGGTCTAAAGTGCGGAGATGTGGCTGATAGTGTTGTTGCTTCTGGAATATTTTTAATGCCGTACACGTCGCAGACATAGGCGGACGAAATTCTGTTAATTGTTTTCATTAGTCACTGCAAAGCGCTGTCTTCCAATTGACATTATAAGTAGCTACGTGTGCTTATCCCAAGTAAAGTCCCCTAACATCACCGTGGATGGCAGTTTACGTAGTGACGAAGAGCACCGAGAGTCTAATCAGAGCCAATTACATATATCTTGATCGAAAGGGCTTTTGCTGCTTTAAATATCTTATGATTTTTCAAATGATGCATAGCTCAGAAGAAGGGGCAGTAATTCTAATTATAAttcttatatttaaaaaacaagaTTTGAATAGCATTTTCCGAAAGAATCTGTGTTAGagttgtttgtgtgtttgcctGGAAATTTAACTAATTTATATTTCAGGACTTAAAGGTGTGCCATCGTCACTTTAATCCCAAATATTTCCAGGTGTTTTTTTATAATGCTTGTGTTTGGAATACCTATTATACAATCAGTTTCGAAGAAGTTGTACTCTGGAATTGGTACCAGAAATTACATCTGAAATCTTGCCTTAATCCGGGAATAATACGATTTTACGTGAAATCGGATATTGTTATTTTCGTTTAACTGTAATGTTGtcattgtttacaatattctACAACTACGCCAGACATTTTGGTATTCAAGCGGCGGCCTATCTATTGGTTAGTGGCTTTTATGATCGGTTGAATCTCTAGACAATCTCTGTAAGCAACTCTATAAACTAATAAGTCTATAAAAAGTGTATGCCCTTCTATTTTGTATCAATATATTCAGACAGTTTGTAATCCATTCAACAGCATctttttatgtatgtatacctTCACGTAAATGTAAACGTTTACGGCTTTTTTCCTAACACTTGGCTTCCGCAAATCGCAGTTGTTAGCACGCCCCATTGCGCTATAGCCATTCGACGTGGAACCGAGATCCTGTTCTGGACAAACAGACTGTTGtgtttgaattatttatgtgtGGAGAGTGAGCGTTGCGGCTACGCCGGCGAGCGTTAAGCGATTTAATGTTTGGGTAAGTTTTAGCTGGCAAGCCAGGCTACTTGAGGCTTCTGGAGAGTCGGGCCTCGGATCTCTGATCTGCGATCTGAGGGGATTGGCGTGTAGCCTGTAAATTCGCTGGAAACGAGGCTACGTGCGTGGCATTCGAAGAACGGCGAGCGCGAAGAAACCCAGATAGATGGTTTGCATATGTAAATACGGAAAGCGAAAACCCAGCTTACGGTTTGAAAGTATTTGTCACCTCAGTGGCATCTGCCGAGGAGCGACTGAGTGGCTCCGGTCCGGGTCAGAACAATGAGCAGCCCTTCTGGGCGATTCCATTTATGATGTCCAATTACAGCCAACGCGGAAGCGATCGTCGACCTAGAGGCATTCACTACCATTATCCCATTATCGATCTCAGTCAGTCACAAGACCTCGAAAGTCGCTCCCAAAAGCGGTTTTCGACCACCTCGCCTGACGGGGAAACACTCAAGGGAACTTTTTGCCCCGATCAGGATGCCCTGCGACAAGTCCAAGGCCAGAATCGGGTCATCGCAGATCCGGTTTGGTGCGAATCGTTTCCGCACTTGTTTCGAATCGTTTTGGATTAccatttatatgtatttttagcTCAAGAAAAACTCTGCCAATTATTCGCCAAGGGCACGCTAATTGCGCTTCTGCTACTTTGGACCCAATGTCAACGGTGAAAAACTTTACGATGCTGGCTAATTCTTATGCATTATCTCGAGGGGCACAACAAAACCTATCGGTATATTGGGAGCCAGAACAGCTGCTCAAACGGCATGCAAATCCCATCAGCTGATCGGGATCTGAAGCTGCGCTGCCCTGGGCTTAATCCCGCCTGCGACCACACTTCGAGGATTCTCCAAAGGTCTTCGGGATCAATTCCTCGCTGGGAGTAAATAGACCCCCCCCCCACGCTGAGCTTGTGCAAGCGCCAAATGGCAGGGTTGCCACACCGGATCGAACAGAGCGATCGGCCAGTCAAATCGATTAGTCGGGCAGAATGGCCAGAGCGTGGAGAGCGGGGAGGTGTTTTGACGTGGAGAGCGCCGTCCCGTCCGTCCAGTCCAAAATGGTTATTGTGAACGGACCAAGCGGCGCGCAGTTGCAAAAGAGCGAAAAACGAAAATCACATGTGCGAACAACTTACAGCTTACCACTTGCAAACAGCTAGAAATCCGCAACCGAAGgcggccagcagcagctcggTTGGTAAATCGCTGGCAGCCGAAATCTGAAAACTGTAAACTGAAAACTGCAGAAACCACAACACACAAATTGCGCGGCCCGAACTATTTCACAAAGTGTTGCCAAAGAACTTTGTAAAATGATTACTTTCGCAATGGCTATTGGCTCTTGGCTCTTGGCTCTTGGCTTTCGGCGTTCGCACACGAGAGCGTTGACTGCGTCTGCGATTAGCGCGCGCTTGACTTCTGAATGAAAACTGAGCTGCGATCGCGCCGCGCGGCTGATTAAACGCGGATCGCGCGACGCGGCCGAAGCGGAGGCGCAGGCGCAGGCGCGGGCGCGAGCGCCGGCGCAGGGAAGAACGCCACTGGCAGCGCAGCGACTGCGGTGGAAACTTTACGGTCAGCGGCAAGCTCCGACCGAGTGCAGTGCGAAAACTTTCCGCCGCCGAGCGTCGAGTGCAGTGCACGAAGATGGCAAATAGCCTGATTGGCCCTTGGCTATTCCCGCCACCGGGAATGATGCGACTCGATTCCGATCCGGAGATCCCGACCCAAGACCCAAATCTGAACCCGAacctggttttttttttggtctgaTGTCAGCGGCGCAGGCAAGGTTCAAGTGCGGCTGCCGTCGCAATAGCAATCGCACATTGCCAGCGAGTAAATATTACATGGAGTGAACTTCCGAACAGCCCCGATACCTGGCCTTTCACAACCTTACGATTCCTGCCGTGTAGGTGATCTGGCTTACAAACATGCATTCCCACAGATATACGGATTTATTCGAAACTCTGGCCTGTGGAACTTTTCACAAATAACCGTATGACCAACAATTAAGAATTGCTTGGAATAGCCCACACGCCTTTTAATGGAAATGTTTCGCAAAATATGGGGTGACTTAAGATCTATTGTCTAATTATCCTACAATTATATGTTCCAAATTAATAGTATTAAAGATAATatgggttttatttttatagcgGTGGTCCCTCGCAGCTTTAGCCGGAATTACTAGTTTTTGCCAacagtttatttgtaaattcTCCAGTTCATTCCTTGTAAACGAAATTCGAATAGTTGGTAGTAGTAATACAATTGATAGTTGATCAGGGTTCAGTGCTTGATCTCATCACATCAAAGGGCGCGTGCCAAAGTGAGCTGGGAAATACATAGTTATTATTATCTAACGCTAGCACTAGCCCAAAGTGCCGGTAATCTCCgttgcagctccagctccaaataCCCAGGTGCATTACGATGCATTAAGTTATGTCAACTTGGCTAACATCGCGCCCTGTCCGGCTGATGCGGCAAGGGTCGAGAGCCGACAAGGTCAAGAGGGGCTTAAATATTAGTCTGTACAGCCCAGCTGTCGCCGCCTGTTAGCGGATTTGTTTGCCCAAAATTAGTACGCGTCTATTAAGTAGTGGCCCATTTCTGTGTTAAGTCAGTGGCAACTGATTTGTTATTTGATCTTTTCGATTGTTTGGTACGCCGCTTCTGCACTTTTGCACCatcgaaaaacaaacaaaataataatataactCTTGATTTCAATGTTTTGGCTCCGCAGCAGTTATTGTTTCTAATAAGTATCCGTAAAAGAAATCAACAAAACTCCTCTTGACCAAGTAAATACAAGTGCATTCACATCCTAACAATCAAAAATCATATATCGACTGTATAATCTTAAATCTTTTGCCAcgctttaaaaaatatttacttacTTTCGCCTACATTTTATTAGGGCCAAAATGTAGTCACAATAGATGAGAATATATAATTCTATCGTTTTCGAAAAATCCACAACACAGTTAAAAAACAAGCGCCGTCTTGTGAGCGTTAGAAATTTCGAATACAAgtaataaaacgaagaaaataTCATAACAGGGCAAATATAATAAAGAaattcacaaaataaaaacatttttcataagAGTGTGCCTTGCAGTTTTGGgagttagagtgggcgtggcctaATTGCTGGCATACCTATTGATCCGACATTTTAATCTGTTGTCTTTGGACAAAACAATTGTGAAaagctaaaaataatttggaaaTGCGTTTTCGACGACATGTAGCACCCTATAATTTGTGCTATTTACCCGCTAAAAGTATTTCAAAAGGGGTAGAAGcaccaaaaaatgttttaagggACAAATAAGACTTCAAAAATGTTCAATTTGAAGAAATCCCAAATATATCGTTTTGGAAATATCTTTTTTACCTCTCTCAAGGTCTTGGTATGTAATCCTTTGAGCTTTTAAGTCAAGATCggacatttttgttttcaacgaatctataTACCCTTTAATTCTAAAAATTATGTCTCAGTAGTGCAAGCTTATACAAGGTTCAGGTTGCAAGGCTAACTTCCTTTCTTGTTGCGGTTTAAGCTATAAAGCAAGGGGTTCTTAAATTAAAGTTAGCCCCTAAACATATACTattatatagttttatttgtataataaatataatatagttTTATTTGGAATGTTCATGTAAGTCATAAAATATTCATGATTTGGTTCACTAGTCGAGTTGATTGCATCAAGTGGGAAAATGTGAAAGTTGATTCCTGCTCAGCGTAATTCGTAATCCgattatttcaatatttcttttttgccATCATGTGTTAAATCGTTAGAATTTGTAAATTAATATGGgacttgtaaataaaatattaccGGTGACCCATTCTCGGAAATGTTGTTAAGTAAGCAAAAGGCATGTGATAGTAAAGGCATTATATTCAAGCCTTTATTATTtcttgatttttcgatttttcgtGGCTGACAAGATGCCTTGCAAATCTCTGAAACAATGTCCAATCTCATTAGGGGATAGGCCACATGGGTCAATTGCCACACCCCCAGAGGCTCTAAGGCCACTAATTATCAGTTATAAGTGGGAATACACTTAATGTGTTCGTTTATTAACAATTACCGTGTACACCGTGTAAATAAAGTTAAGTATAACTTGGGAATTTTAACGACAATGGCCCCAGGGAATCAATACCCGCCATGTAAGTTATACACACGTACAAAATTTGCGTTAATACAATCGAAATAGTTTCTTGAACagttttaatataaattaataagctTTATTTAGGTTTACTATAGTTTTTGAACTTGTCAGCTTAAGCCACGTAACCTAACAACGAAACCATACGCACGGGTTAACAGACAGAATTACACTTACAAATAATTTGTCACCAATACTTCTCACTTCGCTGAAAAACCGTTTAACAACTTCAAACCAAAAATGGAAACAAGCGGATATTGAATAGGTAGGTAGTAATAAAGTAATATATACGAGCCACACCAAAAAGAGGTTCAATGCAATGTGTAAATAGTTGAAAACTTTCGTTAAGATTCATCTACATTGGTCGGCAACCAACGAATAAACTGATTGTCTTCGTCCTTAAGCCGGTTTGCACTTACAGTATAAAAGCTTTAACTCCATGATCTTTGTCACCCTTTCTTGTCTGACTATAGTGACTATAGTTCTTCGGTCCGTTCGTCCGTTTAGTTGTCACATTGCCCAGGAGGGCGAAGGGGAGGTCTGGGTCGtgttgcattttgcaattggcTAGCTAGCTACAATGTATAAATAAGTTTAACTATTGGACCTTTACAAAGTATTGCAACAAACTGCCGTTCTCTCAATATACAAAACAAGCTACAAATAGTATAACGTGTTCTTTAAGTTTAGAGCAGACTTAAGAGAGCATGTATAGCTTTCATCTATCATAGGGTCGCCCGCCGCAACATCTCAATTTGTTATCAAAAATGTTCATACAAAATTGTACACCTAGtgagtatgtatgtatgtcttAGTAGGTGTTTGTATGCGGTGAGCTACACTAATATTGGTAATTGGTATCTGCAGCTGGCTTAAACAGGCTTTATGGCTCTATAAATATCGTTCAAAAAATAACTTCTCTCTGCGCACCAGAGGTGTATCTGTGCTTCAAGCGGGACGTTCATACTGGTGCCGTGGGACATGTTTGTAAAAATGGTTTGATTATATCTTAGTTAGTTTGTGCTCTTCCTACTTAGCTTTAGTTAATGACGGTTCGGGTGGGTGGGCATAGGTGGCGTTTGTTCGGTAAGTTTCGGCTCATCCGAATGACGTTTGCCATAACTGATTTTATGTATTGTacgtatttaaaatataaattatcaaaaacaaTCCATAAACCGAGCTCTCTTAATTTTGCGCTGCTGTGGTGCCAGTCGTCTTCTGCTACTTCTGCCAAGTTTCTTGTTTGTCTTGTTCTTCAATCTGGTTCAGTTACACGCTAATCACTTAACATAAACATAATGAATATCATCGTAGTACACCTAATCAGCAGTTATTTGACTTTGCGCTGGTGCAGACTAGAACTACTGCTGTCCGGGTTGAAGATGGCATCGTTGTTGGATAACACGCCCTCCTTGAAAAAGCCGTCCTTGTAGGCACCATTGGATTGCCCCTTGCTCTTGACGTACTCGTCCTCCATCACCGgctgaaaagaaaacacagAGTGCTCAATGAGTTCAATAAGTTCAGAATCCACTGGACGGAGGCTCGATGGCACGTGTGCCGCCAGCGAATGCTCAATTGTGTGCTTTTCTAATGGGCGGCAGATTGGGGCTGGGACTGGGCTTGGGCCTTCGAATCCGGCTTCACATGTGAGCGCTAATTGAAACGTCCCCCGCCTGTGCTGAGAGTTCGCAAGTGCTGTTTGCCTAACTCAGCTAGTTAGAATTTTAAGTTGATCAACAAAATGATGATGATATAACTGCCCACGCCGGCTCGCCCCTCCCGCACCAGTCTCTCACCTTGGTGAGGTCGGGGCGTCAGGGCCTTGGGTATGTAAAGAAAATATGTGTGCCCCATTAGCCGCAGATTAGGTGTGCGGTGGCACTAAGACCTACCATGCAAGCCCCAGTATTGCTGCCGTTTGCAACCAGGGCGTCACCCTCTCCAAGATGCTTGCTGTGCCCATTCGAAGCCGAGCCGTTGGCATAGCCATTGGCCTTGACCGCCTGCCGGCGACGTCGAGCTGCGTTGAGATATTTCGCTTTGTAAAAGTCGGAGAACAGGAACAGGAACATAACGCCGTGCAATCCGATCCAGACCATGAAGCCCTTGGGGTAATCACATTCGCGGAACAGAAGCTGGAACTGGTGGGTGAAAATGGCCACGAATTGAACCTGCAATCAGAGGAAATCCTTTAGAAATCTCGCCAACGAAGGTGACCTTTTTTACTACCATTTGGAAGGTGGTCAGGTACTTCTTCCACCAGATGTACTTCTGGTACTTTGGACCCATTGCGGCGATCATGTAGTAGAAATACATCACAATGTGCACAAACGAGTTGAGAAGGGCAAAGAAGGTGCTATGACCGCCTGTGAACGGCAGAATTAACGAGCTGTAAATTTTCGATCCTTAAAATCGCGATTACTAAATATATGTACGTACCTGGTGCAAACTTGAGACCCATCCAGACGGAGAACGGCATGCAGCCGTGATGGATGACGTGGAGTGTGGAGACGTGCTCGTTCTTTTTTCGCAGAATGAAGAAGAGTGTGTCGAAGAACTCGGTGAACTTAGATATGTAGTACCACCAGCAAATGTTGACCATCTAGACGGTGGAATAGAGTTTTAGTTTACGTTCGCAGGCCCAGGGCTACGCCAATTTACCCGCATGGCCAAGCCAGTGGTGCTATAGTCAACGGGCTGACACTTGAAGCTGTAGTGGCCCCACCATCCGCTCATTAAGTACTGCAATGGGAAAAGGGGAATACAGATTAAGTTGATGGGCAGATAAGG is part of the Drosophila sechellia strain sech25 chromosome 3R, ASM438219v1, whole genome shotgun sequence genome and encodes:
- the LOC6613833 gene encoding elongation of very long chain fatty acids protein AAEL008004, whose protein sequence is MAIILQEAQEWYRDLMDNKSDPRVNDFFLLSSPLPTLCMCIFYAYFSKSLGPRLMAKRKPMELRSVLVVYNAIQTIFSAWIFYEYLMSGWWGHYSFKCQPVDYSTTGLAMRMVNICWWYYISKFTEFFDTLFFILRKKNEHVSTLHVIHHGCMPFSVWMGLKFAPGGHSTFFALLNSFVHIVMYFYYMIAAMGPKYQKYIWWKKYLTTFQMVQFVAIFTHQFQLLFRECDYPKGFMVWIGLHGVMFLFLFSDFYKAKYLNAARRRRQAVKANGYANGSASNGHSKHLGEGDALVANGSNTGACMPVMEDEYVKSKGQSNGAYKDGFFKEGVLSNNDAIFNPDSSSSSLHQRKVK